A window of Streptomyces profundus genomic DNA:
CGCGGTGGTCAGCTCGGGGTGGACCAGGGTGTTGAAGTGGCGCAGCGCCTCGGCGTTCGCGGGAAGCTCGGCCAGGTGCCGCTGCCAGCGCGTGACGGCGTGCGGGTACGGCCCCATCCACAGGGGCAGCAGGTCGGCGACGAGCCGGCCCAGGGCGCCCCCGTCGGCCGGCAGCTCGGCGTGCCGTTCCAAAGCGTCCAGGGCGGCGGCCACCCGCGGCTCGTCCCGCCGTGCCCGGTATCCCTCGTGGGCCCGCGCGTCCGCCTCGGCGCCGCCGTAGGCGGGCGTGGCCAGCAACACCAACCGGCGTACGGCCGCCGGCCGTCGGGCCGCCAGCAGGCCGGCCACGATCCCGCCGTGCGAGTGTCCCAGCAGGTCGACCGGCCCTCCGCCCGCCTCCCGATCGATCCAGGCCCCGAGGTCGGCGGTGTACGCGTCCAGGCCGTAGTCGTCAGGCGCGGCGGCGGCCGGCGTGCGGCCCACGCCCCGCGGATGCAGGACGGCCACGGTGCGCTGTTCCGCGAGGGCCCCTAACGACGCCAGGTAGTCCGGGTGCAGCCCCGGACCTCCGGGATGGCACACGAGAAGGGGGCCACGCCCTCGTCGGGAGGCGGCGAGAGGTATCGGCACTTCACACCTCCTGAGGGATCAGCAGACGGACGAAGAGCGCGGACGCCAGGGTGATCGCCGCCGCGACCGCCAGGGCCGCGCCGGGGCCGGCCGTGGCGACCAGCGCGCCGCCGAGCGCCGTGCCGATGGGGTAACCGACGAGGTTCACGCTGATGGAGACGGTCATGATGCGGCCCAGCCACTCCGGAGGGGTGCGCCGCTGACGCAGGGAGAGCAGGCTGACGTTCACCATCCCCTCCAGCAGTCCGAAAACGGCCAGGCCGGAGAGGAGCGCCACCAACGAGCCCAGCGCGCTGAAGGGGAACACCGCGAAGGCGCCCAACACCAGCGTCAGCCCCATCACCCGACGCTCGGAACCGGCGGTGACGATCCGGCCGGCGGCCAGCGCCCCCAGCCCGCCGCAGAGGCCGACCACGGCCCAGATGACCCCGACATACGCCCCGGGCTCACCGCCGTCGGTGACCCATTCCGTGACGGCCACCGGAACGATGATGATCAGCATTCCGCCGGTCACCTGGAAGAGCGAATAGGAAACGGCGAGTCCTCGAAGAGTGGCGTGCCGCACCAGATAGGCAACGCCTTCCCAGGCGGATCTCAGAAGATTACCCGGCTTACCCTCGCGGACCTGCGGTCCGGTGGCTCCACGCAACAGGAACAAGCTCACCGCGGCCAGGACGTACATGCCCGCCACCACGGCGAAGGTCGGATTCGCGCCACCCCAGACGAAAAGCACCCCGGCCACCAGCGGCGCACCCACGTCGATGACGGAGTAGCTACTCAGATCGAGCGCGTTGGCGCGGTCGAGCGCTTCATCGGGAACGAACTTCGGGAAAAGCGTTCGAATGCCGCCGTCCGTCATCGGGCGGGTCACCGACAACAGGCCGAGCATGATGTAGAGCAGCGTCGGGGTCATGGCCCCGCTCACGGCGAGCGTGACGATGGCGCTCATGAAGAACGCGCTGGCCACCATGTCGAAGGCGACCGCGCGGAGGGCTCCGAACCGGTCGAGGACCGCCCCTGCCACGGGGCTCACGAGGAACCCCGGGAACGTGAGGAAGAAGCCACTCAGCCCCGCGACAACCGCGGAGTCGAATTCATCGATCGCGTACAGGACGACGACAAAGATAAGCATCCCGTGGGCGAGCCGGGACAGTGATGCGGAGAGCAACAACTGCGGAACGTTGCGACTGCTCAATACGCTTCGATAAGTGACAGGAGAGCGAGGTTCCTTGGATAATTTCTGCTCAGATTCCATCATTCACCGACGTTCATATGAAAGCATCCCCCTGCTGAATCGAAAGCGGCACTCCCATACCGCTTCGCTGACCGGACACTACATTGCCCTCGTCAGATTCCCGTGCAAGGATCTCCCATGGCGGTATCCGCGTCAACAGGGCGATCCCGGTTCGTTGGTCAATGTTTACGCGGCATTGACGAAGAACCAGCCGTATTGTAAAGGAGCGCAATGGTTGAACGAGCGACTATACGGGGCGGGCAACACGGCGGCTCCCCTTCCACCCTTTATCTCGGATGGCAGCGCGAGGCGGTCGACGCACTTGAGGCCAGTGGCACCCGGGTCATGTGCGTGGTCTCGGCCGCTGAGCACGGCAAGGCCGTCGAGGCCGGATTCGACGGCCCGCTCGCGGTGGCCCGCGACCACACGAACGTCGAGGACGTCCTCGGGGCACTGACCGAAAAGGGGCTGACGCCGGACCGGTTCAGGACAGTCTGCACCGAGGACGAGTTCGCCCTCGTGACCGCGGCCGTCCTCAACGCCCTCGCCGGCTCCCCCTCGGCCGACGCCCTGCCCCTCGCCGTCCCCGTCGCGCTCGCACTGCGGGACAAGGCCGTCCAGAAGCACCTGATCCGGGCGGCGGGCGTCCCGACCGCCAGGTGCCGGCGGTTCACCGACCTCGCCGCGGTGCGGGAGGGGGTTCGCTCAGCCGAGCTCGTTCCCCCGTTCGTGATCAAACCCCTGGCGGGCGCCGCCGCCCAGCACACCCACGTCGTGGAGTCGTCCGACGCGGACACCGCGCTGAAGGAGATCGCGAGCGGCGGCGCGCAGGTCGGGCCCTGGCTGGTCGAGGAGTATGTGCCCGGCGAGGAGTTGCACGTCGACGGGGCGATACGCGGCGGCGAGATCCAGGTGCTGTCCGTCAGCCGCTATCTGCACCAGGTGATCACGGTGCACGACGGACACCTCGTCGCGTCCGCCACCCTGGATGACACCGACCCCCTCGTCGCCCGGGCGCACCGGCTGACCGAACGCTCGCTCGCCGCCCTCGGGCACACGGACGGTGTGTTCCACCTGGAGGCGTTCGTCGACGGCGAACGCCTGGTGTTCGGCGAGTGCGCCGGCCGGATCGGCGGCGGGCTGATCCTCGACGCGGTCCGCGCCAAACACGGCGTCGACCTCTACCACGCGTGGGCCGCGGCGGTCCTCGGCTGCCCCTCACCCGCACCGGTGCCGGTCGACGGGCGACGGGCGGACTCCTTCGGCTGGGTCAACCTGCCCGCCCCGACCGGCCGGTTACTCAACCTCCCCACCCGGGACGAGATCGAGGCGCGGCCCCGGGTGGTGCTCGGCCAGACCTGGGCGGCGGCGGGCGACATCCTGAGCGATCCGCGGCGAGCCTCGCATCTGCTGGTGGCCAAGGCGCTGGTTCGCGCGCCGAGCGAGGCCGAGGTCCGGGCGGGGCTCCGCGAGGTGGGGGAGTGGTTCGCCGGGCGTGTGACGGTCAGCCCGGTGGGGGGCGATGATGCCTGACGGTGCGTATGACAGCGATCTGCTGTCCCTGGCGGAGGTGCGCGGGCTCGCTTCCTGGACGGAGCTGTGCGGCCCGTCCGACCTCTTCTGCACCCCCCGCTGGCTGGCGGTGGAGCAGACCGGCACGGGGCCCTGGGTGCCGGCCGCCAACGGCTGCCTGGTCACCGGGCGGAACGGCCGTCCGATCGCCGGCGCCACCCTCCAGAGCTTCGACCAGGGGGTGGACGACGACACCTGCCGGGTCGACCTGATGGTGCGGGCGCTGCCCCAGTCCCGTGGCCTGTCCGACGCGGCGCTGGCCGACGGCCTGCTGCCCTCGCTCACCTGCGGCGGCTGGTTCAACTCCACCGTCATGATCGCGCCGGGAGCCTCCGACGGAGAGGCGGCGGCGGCGCGCCGGGCGCTCCTCACCCGGGCCGTCGACGTCGGCCGCGCCTGGGCGTGCGCGTCGATCTGTCTGCCCTATGTGGACGCGTCCGACAGCGCGCTGCGGCAACTGCTGCGCGAGGACGGCTACCTCGAACTACCGGCTCCCGACCGGCATGTGCTCTCCTGCGACCACCCGAACCTGGAGTCCTACCTCGCCAGCCTGCCGTCCCGGCGCCGGGTGCGGCGGCGCAAGGAGCTGAGGATCTGCCGGGAGGCCGGCGTCACCACGGAGCGTCTCCCGCTGGACGACTCCACCGTGGAGCGGGTCGGCGTCCTCGCCCACAACCTGGAGCGCAAGTACGGGCAGTCGTCCTCGGCGAGGCAGCTCACCGAGTGGTTCGCGGCCATCGCCACCCACCTCACGGCCTCCGTGTTCACCGCCTCGCTGAACGGTGAGGTCGTCGCCATGACCCTGTGGCTGCACCACGCGGACCGGCTGTACGGCTTCCACGCCGGCTTCGACTACCGGGTCGGCCGCGGGCTGCCGCTCTACTCCCTGGTCGGCTACCACCTGCCGGTCGCCTACGGCCTCGCCACTCCCGGGATCCGCGTGCTGGAGTACGGCATCAGCGCGGACGAGGCGAAACGGCTTCGGGGAACCGCCGCGCTCCCGCAGCTCCTCTGTCTCAAGCCGCTGACGCCGGCTGCCCGGGAGTGCGTGGAACGGCTGGCCGACGCCGCCCGGCCGGCGGTCCTCGTGCCCTAGGGAGCTGCGCCCGCGACGTGTGCCCCGGCCGGCGGGTGCCGGTCGGGGCAGTCCCGGGCGTCTCAGTCGAAGAAGACCAGGTTGATGACGGCCACACTGCCGACGACCAGGATCAGCGCCCGCAACACCTGCGGCGACAGCCGTCGCCCGAACCGCGCCCCGGCCAGGCCGCCCAACGTCGCGCCGACGGCGATCAACGCGACCACCACCCAGTTGATCGAATCCCGGGCGACCAGCACGAAGGTGATCGCCGCGACCGCGTTCACGCTGGTCGTGAGCAGGTTCTTAAGCCCGGTGATCGACTGGAGCGTCTCGGCCGTGAGCACGCTCATCAGCCCGACGATGAGGATGCCCTGTGCCGCGCCGAAGTACCCGCCGTACATGCCCAGCACGAACACCCCGCCCACCACGGCGATCAGCCGGCCCCCGGCGAGCGGGGCGGCGGCCACGCCCGTGCCCCGGCGCCGAGCCGCCCGCCGCTGCACGGCGGGACCGGCCATCACCATGATCAACCCGGCCACCACCAGCACCGGGACGATCGCCCGGAACGCCTCCGGCGGAAGCAGCAGCAACAGCAGGGCCCCGGCCAACCCGCCGAGCAGCGACGCCGGCAACAGCGCACGCACCAGCGCGCGTTGCTGCGTCAACTCCGCCCGATAGCCGAACGTCCCGGACAGGCCGCCGCCGACCAGACCGATGTTGTTGGACACATTCGCCACCAGCGGCGGGTACCCGAACAGCAGCAGCGTCGGGAAGGTCACCAGGGTGCCCGACCCCACCACGACGTTGATCATCCCAGCCCAGAACCCGGCGCCTGCGATCGCCAACCACTCCAGCCACATGCCCCCATCGTCAGCCACCCCCCACCCCCACCCCTCACCGGGGTCCCGATCCCCATGGCGTGCGGGGGTCCCTGGTCGTGGTGCGGGTTGTGGTGCGGCTACGACGTGCGGTCTACGTGGCGCGTTGTCGCCCGGGTGCGGGTGGTGGCGAATGCCGCCAAGGCGGCTCCTGCGAGGGGGAGGGTGGGCTCCCGGGCGGCTCGGTTCGCTGTCGCGGGGGCGATCGGGTCTGGCTGCCGTCCCCCACGGGCGCGGGGCCCGCGCGACCGTTGCGGACGACCACCCGGCGGGGGTGCGCGCGGCGCGCACCCGGCTCCGCCGGGCCTGCCGGCGGCGCCCCCGCCGATCGCACCCCCTCACCTTCGTCGGACGTCCCACGGGGAGCGACACCGCGCTCCGCCACGCGACGACCCGGGGGCCATCCCCGCGCGTGCGGGGAGTAGCCGGGGAGTTTGGAGGATGTCGGTAGGGGGCCCGCGCGGGTCAGGGGCGGTTGGCGGTGTTCTGGAGGAAGGCGTGCCAGGCGGTCTCGCTGAAGAGTGCGGTGCCCGCGTCGTGGTGTTTGGTGTCGCGCACCGCGACCGCGCCGGCCGTGGGGGCTATTTCGACGCAGTTCCCGGTCCCGTTGCTGTAACTGGACGTGCGCCACGTCAGGTTGGTGAGGTGGTCAGTTCTGTTGTTCATAGCTTCCTGCAATCTCCGCCATCAGCTGTCGCGACGCCCGCCCGTCCAGCGATGCCTGCCAGATTTCTTGGAGGGCCGCGTCGTACCGGTCCACTTCCGTCGGCTTGTCCAGGTACAGGTTGCCTGTGTAGCCGTCCGCAAAGATAGTCGGTGGCTCGGTTTCCTCTCCGTCCGGACCGATCGGGAAGCGCAGGATACTGAACGGGCCCGTCACCATGCCCACATGACTGCCTGCCGAGAAGGGCACCACGCGCAGCTCGATGTTGGGCCTCTCCGCCATGAAGACGAGATGGGCGAGTTGGTGTCGCATGATCTCGGCGCCACCGACGGGGTGCCGGAGGACGGACTCGCTCAGGGCCACGCGCAGCGTGAGCGGCGTCGTCTTCCGCGTCAGCAGGGCCTGGCGTTCGATACGCAGCCGTACGCGTCCCTCGCGCTCCTCCTGGCTGATGCCCGGCGTGTGGACGCGGATGATGTCGTCGGCGTATCCCTCCGTCTGAAGCAGCCCCGGCACCACGTCGCCCTCGTACGACTCAGCGCTGCTCGCGGCTTCCTCCAGGCCGACGTAGAGATCGAACCCGTCCGGGATCACGTCGCCGAACGCGTGCCACCAGCCGCGCGCCTTGGTCTCCTTCGCCAGGCCCATCAGCGCCTGGGTCAGTTCGGGTGTCGCTCCGTAGATCTCGCACATGTTGCGCACGTCCAGGCTGCGCATGGAAACCTGGCCGGTTTCGATGCGCCAGATCCGGGGCGTCGACCATTCCAACAGCTCAGCCGTGGCTCGCACCGACAGGCGCGCCTTCTCGCGCAGCTCCCGCAGATGTCTCCCCAACTGCCGTCTCGGCACGGTCGAGCCCGTCGTACCCTCCGCCATCGAACGCCCTCCCTGATGGTTCGTAATGACCTCAACGCGCTGAACGTAGACGTTCATTGAAGCGATTCGCAACGCAGAGCAAGCGTTCGAATACTTTTTTAGCGAACTCGCCCTTCGTAGTCTTGCGGCCGGTGCTGGGTGGTGGGCAGGCTTGTCGCGTCGGTAGCTAAGCGTACGAACTCGACCACGCGTGGTGTGAGTTGGGTCGCCGTTGCTGGGCGTCGACGGGCAAGCGACGCAATGCCACAGAGTGACGAACGGCGGGTGCTCCCTCCTCGTGAACCTCCTTTCCCTACGTAGCTGAAGCGGCGATTTGGCGCGAAATCGAGCATCGTGCCGCTCGTCACGTGGCTGAAATGGGCCGTCTGGCCCGTTCTTGATCTCCGTCCGCGTTGCGGGCGGGGACGCGGCCCTTGGGGCCTCATCTCCTTCACCCCTCACCTCGTGGAGTTGAACTATGTCCGAGAACGTTGAACTGACCATCCGATTCGAGCTGTTGACGACGACGGCTGACAACCAGGTGTTGCTGGTGCGGAACGCCGAGGACGTCTGGGAGCTGCCGGGCGGGGTGGTCGCGCCGGGGGCGTGCCTGGTGGCGGCGGCGCGGGAGTTGGGCGTGCGGCGGTTGGGGTACTTCGGGTCGTTCGAGTACGCGTTGGCCGTCAGTCTGGAGACGGGCGTCGACGGGCGGGTGACGGGGGTGGCGTATGTGCTGGACGGCGGGCGCACGGAGACCGTCCCGACCGAGCCCGGCGGTCTGCGCGAGGGCGCGGAGTGGCGGCCGTTGCGTGGGCTGTTGGAGTCCGGGCCGTTGGTGCAGCACGCGCTGCTGGCGTTGGCGCAGGGGGAGCGGGTGCCGGTGTTGACCAACGGTGAGACGACGCACGCCGGTTGGCCGCTGGCGGGGGGTCGTTGATGGCGACCGGTGACGAGGTGCCGGAGGAGCCCGCGCCGCCCGAGGAGGAGGAGCCGCCGGAGGACGACGGCGATCCGCACGCCGGGCTGCGTCGGCGGTTGCGTGAGGTGAACGCGCTCAGTCGGCTCAACCAGCGGCTGAACGGGGAGCGTTCATGGTGACGGACTACAGCCTGCTGCCCGACGAGTCGCCCGGGGCCGCGGCGGTGCGGTGCTATATGGAGTGCCGGTCGTGTGGGGTGTGCGGGGTGATGGGGGAGGACGCGCTTGATGGTGCGGAGTGGGCGGCCTCTCATCTGGAGCGGCACCCGGACCACCTCGCCTACCGCGAGCATGTCACCCGTCCCTACCGGTTCCTTCCGGGGGAGGTGTCGTCGTGAACTGGCTGCTTGCCCCGGTGCGTGCTGAGGGTGCGCCGAAGGGGATCTTCGGGGGCGAGTGCGTCACCTGCGGTGAACAGTCGCCCCTGGTGGACGACGATCCGCAACCGGTGGCGATATGGGCGATACGGCATACGCAACGGGAGCCGTCGCACGGGTTGTTCCTGTTCCGTGCGGAGAAGCACTGGCGCGTGGAGCGGTGCGCCGCCGCCAACGCCGCCGCTGACGCGGCGGGCGGGCGTCATCCGGTGGCGGAGTTCTTCGACCGGGCCTTCGGGCCGGCGTTCGTCGGGCTGATGTGCCTGTTGACCGCGTTCGCCGGCTACCTCATCGGTTACACCTGACCGTCACGGACAGAGAGGACAGCGTTCCTGGCATGACCATCACCACGATCCTGCGTTCCCCCGTCCCGATCGTCTTCCACGTCCTGGCGACCACGCGCAGCCGCCACGTTCTGATGGTGCGGGACGAGGAGCACGGGGGGTGGATGCTGCCGGCGGGCGTGGCCGCGCCGGGGCGCTGCCTGATCCTCACCGCCCGGCAGACGTTGTGGGAGGCGACCGGCTATGACCGGGCGGTCTCGGAGGCGCTCGCCGTCAGCCTGGACACGGATGCCGGCGGCACGCTCAACGCCGTGTCGTACGTCCTCGACGGCGGCGAAACCGCCGACGTTCCCCGCCACCCGCACCATCTCCCGCCGGACGCGGCCTGGCTCCCCACACGCGAACTGACCCACCCACCCGCCCTCGTCCACCGCGCGCTGATCGCCGCCGCTCAGCAGCGCAAGCTGCCCCTCCTCATCAACGCGGACCGCCCCGAAGCGGCCTACACCTGACGGCGTCCGCCCGCCCCGCGAGACGTCCGACGAAGGTGAGGAGGCGGGAGGGGCGGCGCCGCCGGCCGGCAGGCCCGGCGGAGCCGGGTGGTCGTCCCCAGAGGGCCCCGGTCCCCGCGCCCATGGGGCACGGCAGCCAGACCCGATCGCCCCCACGACAGCGAACCGAGCCGCCCGGGAGCCTGCCTCCCTCCCGCAGGAGCCGCGATAGCGGCATTCGCCACCACCCGCGGCCGGCCAACCACGCGCCACGTGGACCGCACGTCGTAGCCGCACCCCGACCACCGGCCTGGCCGTGCGCGCGCCGCTCATCCGACGGCGACATGGCCTCCGCCGGGACCACCCCGCGCGTGCGGGGAGTAGCGGGGGAGAGGCCGCCGCGCGACCCCGCCCGGGTAGGGCCTAGTTGTACTGCCACTCGTGGCGGCCGTACTCCACGACCACCGGGTTCATCAGGGTGTTGGGCTGGATGTCGGACGGTGGTTGGCGGTCGGGGGGGAAGACCTGGGCGGCTTGGAGGACCTCCTCGTTGAGGAAGCGGAGGGGTGGGGGCGTGGGGGAGAGGGTGAGGGTGGGTGGGTTGGGGTCCCGGGTGGCGAGGACGAAGCCCCAGTTGCCGAAGCTGGGGACGTCGACCTGGTAGGGGGTGGTGGCGAGGCCGGCCTCGTGGATGGAGGTGGCGATGGACCAGTAGCTGCGCGGGGCGAAGAACGGGGACCCCGACTGGACGACGACGCGGGCGTCGTCGGACAGGATCTGGCCGAGCATCGTGTAGAACTCCACCGAGTACAGCTTGGCGATGGCGATGTCCTCGGGGTCGGGGAAGTCGATGAGGACCGCGTCATAGGGGCCGGCGGCCGTGCGGAGCCAGTTGAACGCGTCGTCGTGGACGAGGGTGAGGCGTTCGTCGGTGAAGGCGTCGTCGTTGAGCTCGCGCAACGGGTCGTAGCCGGCGCCGAGTTCGGTCATGGCCGGGTCGAGTTCGACCAGGGTGACCTCGTCCACGTCCGGGTAGCGCAGCACCTCGCGGAGCGCCAGGCCGTCGCCGCCGCCGAGGATCAGCACGCGGGAGCGTGGTCCGGCCAGGGCAGGGTGGGTGAGGGCCTCGTGGTAGCGGTACTCGTCGACGGAGGAGAACTGGAGGTCCCCGTTGAGGAAGAGTCGCAGGTCCCGGCCGCCGGTGAAGGCGAGCGAGCGGGTGATCACGATCTCCTGGTAGGGCGTGCGTTCGGCGTGCAGGATCGGGTCGCGGTAGAGGCGTTGGCGCGCGGTGATCTCGATGTCCTCGGCGTACGCGTAGGCGCCGCCGAGCAGGGCGAGGATCAGGGCCATGGTGCCGAGCAGCGCGCCGCGCACCACGCGGCGGGTCTGGTGGCGGAAGATCCACAGCACCACGGCCATGCCGGCGATGGCGTTGATCGCGCCGACCACCAGCGCGCCGCGCAGCTGGCCGAAGGTGGGGAGCAGCAGGAGCGGGAAGCAGAGCCCGCCGACGAGGGCGCCGAGGTAGTCGACGGCGAACATGTCCGCTACGGCGCCTCCCGCCTCCTGGCGTCTGATCCGCTGCAACATCGTCATCAGCAACGGGATCTCGGCGCCGATCAGCAGGCCGACGACGAAGGCGATCACGACCATCGCCTCGGTGTAGATGCCGACCCAGGCGAACAGGACGTAGAGCAGCAGCACCGAGAAGCCGCCGACGAGTGCCAACAGGCCCTCGACCAGGGCGAACGCGCCGACGGCTCGGGTCCGCAGGGGTTTGGCCAGCAGCGAGCCGACGCCCATGGCGAACACCATGACGGAGAGCACCAGCGAGGTCTGGAAGACCGTGTTGCCGATCAGGTAGCCGCCCAGGGCGACCAGGGCCAACTCGTAGACCAGCCCGCAGGCCGCGCAGAGGAAGACCGTCGTCAGCAGGAGGAACCGCGCCAGCCGGGGGCGCGGGATCACGACAGGGCCGCGCCGACCATCAACGCCGTGCCGAGGTAGGTGGCGCCGTGCACCCAGGCGGCCGGGTGCGGCTGGCCGTCGCGGTCCTCGAAGGCGACCGCGCCCATGGGGCCAGGGGCCAGCACGCCGATCAGGACGAAGACCAGGATCATCAGCACCACCCCGGCCAGGCCGTAGACGCCGGTGCTGAGCAGGCCGTAGCCGAGGCCGTCCTCGGACTCGCTGGCGCCGACGGCGCGCATCACGACCCAGCCGACGCCGAGCATCTGGCTGCCGAGCACGATCGCGCCGCCCCGGTTGCGTTCCTTCCAGACGACTCTGTCCAGCCGGCCGGGCGTGACGAGGTCGAGGGCGAGGAACGCGATGCCCATCACGGCGAATCCGACGAGGCCATAGAGGAGCGCCTCACCGGCGGACTGGAAAATGTCCCCCATGGTCTTCCTTCTTCCTTGTCTTTCTTGAAGCTGTTGGTCGGACCTGAAGCTGTTGGTCGGAGCCGCCCGGCGGGCGGTTACTTGCCCGAGCCGGGGCCGCCGCCCCGGAAGTTGTCGCTCTGTGAGGACGACCAGCGGTGACCCACATGGCTGTGCCAGCGTTGGACGCCGCGCTGGTAGTCCTCCACCTCGATGGTGCTGCCGCCGGAAGAGTGCTCGGTGATGGCCACGATGTCGTCGTCGTAGCGCAGATACACGCTCATGCCGGAGGTGACGCGATCCTCGGCCTTGGTCTGGCCCTCGATCTCGTCGGCGACGTGCCTCGGCGCGTCGGCCGGGTCGCGGTAGATGTTGGACGAGGAGCCGTTTCGCTCGTAGGTGTCGGCGATCCAGCCCTTGGGCGCGTCGGGTGAGCCGCCCCCGCCGGAGCAGCCGGTCAGCAACAGGGCGCCGGCGGCCAGCGTGGCCGCCAGGGCACGGGCGCGCCCGAGGCGCTGGGTGCGGGTGGTCACGGCACCTCCAGTCGGGTCCGCGTCTCCACGATCTGGCCGGCCTGCGGGTACACGTGCCAGGTGCGCCAGCTGATGACCCGGCCGTCCCTGCGGGCGGTCAGCGCGGTGAGCGCGTCGGGCGAGCCGGGGAAGAGCCCGTAGAGCGCGGTGGGTTGGTCGTCGAGCCGGTCGCGCAGAGCGGTGGTGCGCCGCGTCAGCTCGGTGGGCGAGCAGTGCCGGACGGTGGAGCGGAACGCGTAGTCCCAGCCGTCGAGGCGCTGGCGCACCTCCGTCGGCGGGCCGTCGCCCGGCTGGGCGGGGAGGCAGGCCAGGGTCTCGCGCACCGGCCCTGCCAGCACCTGGTGGGAGGCGCCCAGCAGGCGCAACTGAACGTGGACGTCGCCGAGTTGGGCGTCGTTGACGGCGAGGGCCGGCTGCCTGGGCTGGTCGAGTGCGAAGCGGAGCTGGTCGGCGCTGGTGTCTCGGTAGGGGGCGGCCAGCTGTATGCCGCTGGTCATGCGTCGCCCCCGGGATAGATGACGAGGGTGCCGCGCGGCACGCGCTCGCCGAGGGAGACCTCCCAGTTCCCCCGTCCCGCCGCGCCGAGGAAGCGTTCGAACGCGAGGCCGCGTCCGCCGGGGGCCTCGAAGTCGGCGTACTCGACGCGGCCGGTGTCACCGAGCCCGGTGGTGCCCTCGGCGCGGTAGGTGGCGGTGCCGTGTTCGGACCGGTGGTAGGTGACTCCGTCGACGGTCAACGTCTTCTGGCTGGGCAGGAGTTCCTGCTCGCCCCGGTACTCCGTCCAGAGCGTCACCTCAAGGTCCGGATCCTCCTCGACGGAGATCCACCGGTGGCCCGGCGCGGCGTCGGGGCCGTCGTCCATCGGGTCGACGAAGTGTTCCGACCAGGTGAAGCCGCCCTCGGTCAGCCGGAGCGAGCCCCGGACGAAGAGCCGCTCGCCCAGGTACTCGACCATGTCGCCGGCCTTCAACGTCCGTGGGTCGCCGCCCGTCTCGCCGTCGGGCGCGAACGGGTCGCGTGGCACCTTGTGTGTGGCGGTCCCTGGTGCGCGGC
This region includes:
- a CDS encoding alpha/beta fold hydrolase, translated to MPIPLAASRRGRGPLLVCHPGGPGLHPDYLASLGALAEQRTVAVLHPRGVGRTPAAAAPDDYGLDAYTADLGAWIDREAGGGPVDLLGHSHGGIVAGLLAARRPAAVRRLVLLATPAYGGAEADARAHEGYRARRDEPRVAAALDALERHAELPADGGALGRLVADLLPLWMGPYPHAVTRWQRHLAELPANAEALRHFNTLVHPELTTALLGLREIRGPTLALAGELDALAGPDHLRRLATLVPGARTVTVPGSGHMCQLDAADAVAKAVAEFLLD
- a CDS encoding MFS transporter, whose protein sequence is MSSRNVPQLLLSASLSRLAHGMLIFVVVLYAIDEFDSAVVAGLSGFFLTFPGFLVSPVAGAVLDRFGALRAVAFDMVASAFFMSAIVTLAVSGAMTPTLLYIMLGLLSVTRPMTDGGIRTLFPKFVPDEALDRANALDLSSYSVIDVGAPLVAGVLFVWGGANPTFAVVAGMYVLAAVSLFLLRGATGPQVREGKPGNLLRSAWEGVAYLVRHATLRGLAVSYSLFQVTGGMLIIIVPVAVTEWVTDGGEPGAYVGVIWAVVGLCGGLGALAAGRIVTAGSERRVMGLTLVLGAFAVFPFSALGSLVALLSGLAVFGLLEGMVNVSLLSLRQRRTPPEWLGRIMTVSISVNLVGYPIGTALGGALVATAGPGAALAVAAAITLASALFVRLLIPQEV
- a CDS encoding ATP-grasp domain-containing protein, giving the protein MCVVSAAEHGKAVEAGFDGPLAVARDHTNVEDVLGALTEKGLTPDRFRTVCTEDEFALVTAAVLNALAGSPSADALPLAVPVALALRDKAVQKHLIRAAGVPTARCRRFTDLAAVREGVRSAELVPPFVIKPLAGAAAQHTHVVESSDADTALKEIASGGAQVGPWLVEEYVPGEELHVDGAIRGGEIQVLSVSRYLHQVITVHDGHLVASATLDDTDPLVARAHRLTERSLAALGHTDGVFHLEAFVDGERLVFGECAGRIGGGLILDAVRAKHGVDLYHAWAAAVLGCPSPAPVPVDGRRADSFGWVNLPAPTGRLLNLPTRDEIEARPRVVLGQTWAAAGDILSDPRRASHLLVAKALVRAPSEAEVRAGLREVGEWFAGRVTVSPVGGDDA
- a CDS encoding GNAT family N-acetyltransferase, with translation MMPDGAYDSDLLSLAEVRGLASWTELCGPSDLFCTPRWLAVEQTGTGPWVPAANGCLVTGRNGRPIAGATLQSFDQGVDDDTCRVDLMVRALPQSRGLSDAALADGLLPSLTCGGWFNSTVMIAPGASDGEAAAARRALLTRAVDVGRAWACASICLPYVDASDSALRQLLREDGYLELPAPDRHVLSCDHPNLESYLASLPSRRRVRRRKELRICREAGVTTERLPLDDSTVERVGVLAHNLERKYGQSSSARQLTEWFAAIATHLTASVFTASLNGEVVAMTLWLHHADRLYGFHAGFDYRVGRGLPLYSLVGYHLPVAYGLATPGIRVLEYGISADEAKRLRGTAALPQLLCLKPLTPAARECVERLADAARPAVLVP
- a CDS encoding sulfite exporter TauE/SafE family protein, which codes for MADDGGMWLEWLAIAGAGFWAGMINVVVGSGTLVTFPTLLLFGYPPLVANVSNNIGLVGGGLSGTFGYRAELTQQRALVRALLPASLLGGLAGALLLLLLPPEAFRAIVPVLVVAGLIMVMAGPAVQRRAARRRGTGVAAAPLAGGRLIAVVGGVFVLGMYGGYFGAAQGILIVGLMSVLTAETLQSITGLKNLLTTSVNAVAAITFVLVARDSINWVVVALIAVGATLGGLAGARFGRRLSPQVLRALILVVGSVAVINLVFFD
- a CDS encoding DUF397 domain-containing protein, encoding MNNRTDHLTNLTWRTSSYSNGTGNCVEIAPTAGAVAVRDTKHHDAGTALFSETAWHAFLQNTANRP
- a CDS encoding helix-turn-helix domain-containing protein is translated as MAEGTTGSTVPRRQLGRHLRELREKARLSVRATAELLEWSTPRIWRIETGQVSMRSLDVRNMCEIYGATPELTQALMGLAKETKARGWWHAFGDVIPDGFDLYVGLEEAASSAESYEGDVVPGLLQTEGYADDIIRVHTPGISQEEREGRVRLRIERQALLTRKTTPLTLRVALSESVLRHPVGGAEIMRHQLAHLVFMAERPNIELRVVPFSAGSHVGMVTGPFSILRFPIGPDGEETEPPTIFADGYTGNLYLDKPTEVDRYDAALQEIWQASLDGRASRQLMAEIAGSYEQQN
- a CDS encoding NUDIX domain-containing protein — translated: MSENVELTIRFELLTTTADNQVLLVRNAEDVWELPGGVVAPGACLVAAARELGVRRLGYFGSFEYALAVSLETGVDGRVTGVAYVLDGGRTETVPTEPGGLREGAEWRPLRGLLESGPLVQHALLALAQGERVPVLTNGETTHAGWPLAGGR
- a CDS encoding NUDIX domain-containing protein, with the translated sequence MTITTILRSPVPIVFHVLATTRSRHVLMVRDEEHGGWMLPAGVAAPGRCLILTARQTLWEATGYDRAVSEALAVSLDTDAGGTLNAVSYVLDGGETADVPRHPHHLPPDAAWLPTRELTHPPALVHRALIAAAQQRKLPLLINADRPEAAYT